From Acidobacteriota bacterium:
GGAGAGTGTCGCGCGCGTCGACACGCGGCTCGAAGGGCGCGGACACGCCTCGTGAACGAGCCCGCCCGCATCCTGCTCGTCGAGGACGAACCCGGCCTGCAGCTCACGCTCTCCGATCGGCTGCGCCGCGAGGGCTATCACGTCGAGACGGCCGGCGACGGCGCGACGGGCCTCGACAAGGCGGCGTCGGGCGAGTTCGATCTCGTGCTGCTCGACGTGATGCTGCCGCGCAAGAACGGGTTCGACGTGCTGCGCGACCTGCGTCAGCGCGGCGTCGAGACGCCCGTCATCATGCTCACGGCGCGCGGGCAGGTGGTGGACACGGTGGTGGGGCTCAAGCTCGGCGCCGACGACTACCTGTCAAAGCCGTTCGAGATGATGGAGCTGCTCGCGCGCGTCGAGGCGCGCCTGCGCCGTCGGTCCACGCCGCCGGCCGTCACGCCCGCCAGCGAAGGACACGAGTTCGGGGACGTCCGCGTGGACTACCGCAGTGCGGAGGTCTTCAGAGGGGCCGATCGCGTGGAGCTCTCGGCGCGCGAGTACCAGCTGCTGCGATACCTGATCGAGCACCGCAACGAGGTCGTCTCACGCGATCAGCTGCTCAACGAGGTGTGGGGCTACAACGCGATGCCGTCGACGCGCACCGTCGACGTCCACGTGGCCTGGCTCAGGCAGAAGATCGAGCCCAATCCCCGCCATCCCCAGTTCCTCCTGACCGTCCACGGCCTGGGCTACCGCTTCGTCGGCTGACGGACGGGACAGCGGGCCGGGCCCGGTGCCTACGCCGTTGCCGGCAGACCGCGCTCCAGAATCCGCTCCATCGTCGTCGCGAACGTGTCGACTTCCTCGAGAGTCGTATAGACGTTCGGCGTTACGCGGATGCCTTCGAACTCGGGGTGCTTGATGGGCGTCACGATGATGCGGTGGTCCGCGTAGAGGTGGGCGGCGAGGCGGGCGGGGTCGACGCCAGGCGTGCCGAGATTGCCGATGGCGCCGCTCTGCGCCGGGTCGAAGCTCGTGTGGATGGTGGTGCCGGGATGATCCGCGAGCCGACGCATCCAGCGGTCGCGCAGGTACCGCAGCCGCGCGACCTTCCGTTGGACGCCGATGGTCTGGTGGAACACGCGCGCTTCGGCCACCGCGTTGTGATTGGCGGCCGGATGCGTGCCGATCTCCTCGAACTTGCGGATGTCGCGCGCCTTCGACGCGGCGGCCGGCGTGAGCGGCCAGAGTGACTCGATTCGCTCGCGGCGCGCGTAGAGGAAGCCGGTGCCGATGGGGGCCAGCAGCCACTTGTGGAGGCTGGTGCCGTAGTAGTCGCAGCCGAGGTCGCTGATTTCGAAGGGGAAGTGCCCGAAAGCGTGCGCGCCATCCACGATCGTCTGGACGCCGCGCGCCCTGGCGATGCGACAGATGTCGGCGACAGGGAAGATCTGACCCGTCAAATTGGTTATGTGACAGAAGTGGAGGACCTTCGTCTTCGGCCCGATGGCGCTGGTGAGCCGCTGGGTGAGGTCGTCCATGGACGGCGGCGGCACGGGGAACGTGACCTTCTTCAGCGAGATGCCGTCGCGGCGGACGCGCTGTTCCCACGTATCGAGCATGCGGCCGTAGTCCTGGGTGGTGGTCACCACCTCGTCGCCCGGCCGAAGGTCGATGCCGAGCTGAGCGATCTGCAGCGCCTCGCTCGCGTTACGGGTGATCGCCAGCTCTTCGGGGTCGCAGCCCGCGTCGAGCGCCAGACCCTGCCTGACGCGTTCGAGGTTGGGCTCCTGCTCCTGCCACATGTTGAACACGGGCGCCTGGTTGGCGTGGTCGAGGTAGCGCTTGAGCGCCTCGTGCACCACGCGCGGGCTCGGACAGACACCGCCGTTGTTCAGGTTGATGACGGTGCGATCGAGCGTGAACCCGAGCTGCACCTCGCGCCAGAAATCCTCGTCTGCCGCAACGTCGGCTGCCGTTCGTCCGCGCACCTGCTCGGCCGCGCGCGCCATCAGCGCCAGCCCGTCGCTCGTGAGCGCCGCCGCCACGACGGTCCCCGTCGATCCAAGCCGTGAAAGAAACGCACGCCGCGACGTCATGAGCCCGACTCCTGAAGGAATGGGGGGAGTCTAACATGCCGGCAGCCGGTTGCCGGACTATGCCATGATCCCCTGATGTCCCCGCCCGATCCATCAGTCCGACGTTGGGCGTGGGCGGCGTTCATTGCGGTCTGCATTTTCTGGGGTACAACCTATCTTGGCATCAAGATCGCCCTCGAGACTGTTCCGCCGTTCCTGCTCGGGGGGATGCGCTTCACGCTGGCGGGGTCGGTACTGGCGATCGCACTGCGGTTCCTGGGCCATCAGTGGCCTGACTTCAGGCGCGCACCAACATTTCTGGCTATTGGCCTAGCGATGCTTGGCTTCGGGAACGGCGGCGTGGTGTGGGCCGAGCAGTTCATGGCCAGCGGGCTCGTGGCCATCCTCGTGGCGTCGACGCCCTTCTGGATGGTCGGCATCGAGGCCATCGCCGGCGGCGATCGCCTGACGCGCCGCACCATCGGCGGTCTGCTCGTGGGCTTCGGCGGCATCCTGCTCCTCGTGTGGCCCGATCTCACGCACGCGCTCACCGAGACAACGGGGCGGACGTGGGTCGGCGGTCTCATCGCCACGCAGCTGGCGGGTATCGGCTGGGCTGTCGGTTCCACGATCTCCAAGCAGCGCCTGCGCGACGTGGACCCGCTCGTTGCCTCGGCGTTCCAGATGCTGGCCGGCGGCCTCCTGATGCTCGTCGTCGGCGGGAGCCTCGGGGAGTTCGGCCGCCTGGCGTGGTCGGGCCGCACCATCGCCGCCGTCGTGTACCTGTTCTTCGCAGGCAGCCTCATCGGCTTCGTCGCGTACACGTACGCCCTGCGCCATCTGCCCATCTCGGTCGTGTCGCTGTACCCCTACGTCAACCCGATCGTCGCGGTCCTCCTGGGGACGTGGATCCTGCACGAGCCCCTCACCTGGCGTATCGCCGCCGCCATCGCCGTCATCCTCACGGGGTCGGCGATCGTGTCGCGCGGGCCAAAGGCCGGGCACCGGTCACCGGGCACCGGGCACCGGATCGAGCGGACGGCCTCGGAGAACGGCGCGCCCCGAGAAGGTCGGGAGTGCCACGATGCAGGGAGTGTCGGCGGCTGAAGCCTCGGGGGCCCCGGAGTTCCTGCGCATCTTTGCTACCGTCCCTTTCGGTGCCCGGTGCCCGGTGCCCGGTGCCCGGTTGCCCGATACTGTCGCTGATGGCCCCCACCGCTCTCATCACAGGCGGCGCCCGCATGGGCGCGACGATGGCGCGGGCGTTGGCGGCGCGCGGGAGCGATGTCGCGCTGTCGTATTCGCGGTCAGCCAGTGCGATCGATGCGGCTGTCGGCGACGTCGTCGCGCTGGGCCGGCGCGGGTGCGCGTTCGCGGCCGACCTGCGCGATGCCGAGGCCTGCCGGTCGCTCGTCGAGCGCGCGACGTCCTGGGGCGGCGGGCTGGACGTCCTGGTCTGCCTCGCCTCGATCTTCGAACGCGTGCCGCTCGACGACCTCACGCCGGCCATCTGGCGTGAGCATCTTGCCGTCGACCTGGACGCGTCGTTCCACTGCGCGAACGCCGCGGCGACGGTCATGCGCCAGCGCGGCGCGGGGCACATCATCCTGTGCAGCGACTGGGTGGCCGCGAGCGCCCGCCCGCGCTACACCGGCTACGTTCCCTACTACGTCGCCAAGTCCGCCATCGTCGCGCTCACCGAGGCGCTGGCGCTCGAGCTCGCGCCGCACGGAATCCAGGTGAACGCCATCGCCCCGGGCCCCATCCTCCCCGCGGTCGGCGCCACCGATGCGATGCAGGCCGCTACGATGGCGGCCACTCCAGTGGGTCACTGGGGCGGCCCCGACGCCCTGACGCACGCCGTGATCGCGCTGCTCGACCAGGAGTGGGTCACCGGCCAGGTCGTCCGCGTCGACGGTGGCCGGCACCTCGCGTAGGGATTTCAGAATCGCGGGATTTCAGGGACTCGACGGCGGACAGGAACGGCAGAGCCGGACGTCGGTCGAGTTTACGAATACGGCAGAGTTATGGATGGCAGCCTGCGCGAGTCGAGCGCTGTAAGGCGCGGGCCGTGAGCCACTTGAGTGCCAACGACGCCTCGGACTCAGCCGTGGCACGGCGTATGCAATTTGGCGGCCACGCGAGAGCTGCTCGAGGTTGTCGAGGGCAGTCGACTCGTTTTTCCCGGAGGAGAATCGATGAGAAAGATTGCTCTCGCGGCAGCCATGGCGCTGTCGCTCACAGCGAGCGCCGCCTATGCCGGCCCGATCGTGCCCGCCCAGAGTGGCCCGGGCAACGACGTCATTGGCGATGGGGTGTGGGGATACCTCAACGCGAACGTCTACCTCGCTGGCGGCCCGGCCTACGCAGACGTGACCTATGTCGGCAAGGAAGCCGGCAACACCAACACGTTCTCGTTGACGGGGGCTAGCGGTTCGGTCAACTACAGCACCGCCAGCACGGGCGTGGGCACGACGACGAATGTCCTGCTCAATAGCGGGCTGATCAACTTCTCGTTCACGACGAACAATCCCGCTGCCACCGTATTCAACGGGGCGAACGTTCTGCCAAGCAGCGGCGGGATCAACTTCTTCGTCACCTTCCAGTTGCCCGGCAATCCGACGTCCGGTCAGGAGATCTGGCTCGCGCTGGATGATCAGGGTGCTCCCGACGACAACCACGACGATATGGTCATCAAGATCAAACTCACGAACGGGGGATCATTCTCCGTGCCCGACGGTGGGGCGACGCTCTCGCTGCTCGGCGGGGCGCTGATGGGCCTCGGCTACCTGCGTCGCAGGCTCAGCCTCTAAGACGGGTCGTCACCACGCGTGACACGAAAAGGGCCGGAGTCATTCCGGCCCTTTTCGCGTTCGGGAAGCGCAGGGTCCAGCGTTTCACGCGCTCGGGAGCGCTTCGATGAACTCGACCATCTTCTTGCGCGTGGCATCGTCGGGCAGCGAGCCGCGGCCGCCGGCGAGGTTGTCCAGCACGTTCTTGGCCTGACTCGTGGCAGGCGTGACGCACGTCACGGCCGGGTGGGCCGCCACGTACTTCAGGAAGAACTGCCCCCACGTTTGCGCGCCCACGGCCTGCGCCCAGTCGGGCACCTGACGATCGCCCACGCGCTTGAAGAGGCGCGTCCTGCCGAACGGCACGTACACCAACACGCCGATCTTGCGCTCCTGCGCGAGCGGCAGGATCGACGACTCGACGTCGCGGTTATCGATCGCGTAGTCGACGCCGATGAAGTCGAGCGGCTCGTTGCGCATCACCGTCTGGAGCTCGGCGTACTGCGACTTGTTGGTGGACGTGACGCCGATGTAGCGCACGCGCCCTTCCTTCTTCAATTCCTTCAGGATGCCGAGTTGTACCGGCACGTCGCCGAGGTTGTGGACCTGGATCAGGTCGACCTTCGGCTTCTTCAGCTTCGCGAACGACGCCTCGATCTGCGCGCGCGCGGCCGCCGGATCGGCACCGCCACCGCCGCGTCCCGCGACGTTGACCTTCGTGGCCCAGAACACCTTGCTCGTGATGCCGAGTTCGCCGGCGATGCGTCCGGCCACCTCCTCCGATGCGCCGTAGCTCGGTGCGGTGTCGAACACCGTTCCGCCCTGGTCGGTGAACGCCTTCAGCACCTCACGCAGCGCCGTCACGTCCTCGCTGCGCGCCACCTGTGAGAACGTCGCCGAACTTCCGAGTCCGACGATGGGGATGGCCTCGCCCGAAGAGGGGATGGCACGGGTGATGAGGGGCTGCTGAGCCAGAAGAAGCGCACGGTCGAACGCCAGCGCTGCGCCAGCGGCTCCGGCCGTGAGGGTGAGCCATTCGCGTCGAGTGATCATGGGTGGAATCCTCCAGCATGTCCGACGACGCCGCCCGCCGCAGCGTTGCAGGGAGCCTGGCGCGCCGGATCCCCGTCTCGCCGAAGCGCCGCAGGCGCCAAGGCGGTGCCCGGTGCCCGGATCAGAATGCCGTGAGGACCCAGACCCACGGGATCAGGGCCGCGCAGACGTAGAGGAGGGTCAGCGCGGCGACGATCTTGTGGACGTGGGTGAGGTGGAGCACCATCCCGAACCCGGCGGCGGCGAGCTTGGCCGAGGCGAGGGCGGGGCCTTCTCCCATCGACGCCATCAGCGACGCGAGCAGCGGATTGCCCTCGATGTCGGGGCCGTGGACCGCGATGCCCCAGTAGGTGAACGCCGCGTCGAGCGCCTGCGCGACGAAGAACGCGAGAATGGCGATCTCGCCCTTCGACAGGCTGCGGGAGTGGAACTTGCGGAGCAACGTCGCCATGGGGTCGCCTCGGAGCCGCGGGGCTCCAGCCCGTGGGAGTTCAAGTCCGATGCCGGTCGCGCCGCGCGGAAAACCTCGGGAAATCTCTCGCCGATGCCAGCCGTGCGCCAGACCCGCACACGCACACGCGCGCACAGTGTGCCACACGTGCGCACAGAGGGATCGGCAACGGGCAACCGGCAACCCGGCAACCCGGCAACCGGATCAGATGTCGCGACGGCGCGCCGCGCGGAAGCGGATTGCCGCCATAGCTGACCGGTTGCCGGTTGCCGGGTTGCCGGTTGCCGGGTTGCCGGTTGCCGGGTTGCCGGTTGCCGGTTGCCGGTTGCCGGTTACTCTGTGTGCATGCGCCTCGACCCGCTCGCCTACCTTGGTGACCAACTCGACGACCTCAAGGCTCAAGGGCTCTACCGCCACCTGCGCGTGCTCGAGAGCGAGGCGCGGTCCACCTCCGTCTACGACGGCCGTTCTGTCGTCAACCTGTCGTCCAACAACTACCTCGGCCTCACGACGCACCCGAAGTTGAAGGAGAAGGCCATCCGGGCCACCGAGGAGTTCGGCGTGGGGTCGGGCGCCGTGCGCACCATCTCGGGGACGATGGCGATGCACGTGGAGCTCGAGCGTCGGCTCGCCGAGTTCAAGCAGACCGAAGCCGTCGTCGTCTTCCAGAGCGGGTTCACGTCGAACGCGGGCACGGTCGCGTCGATCCTCACGCGCGACGACGCGATCGTTTCCGACGAACTGAACCACGCGAGCATCATCGACGGCGCGCGCCTCAGTCGTGCGACGATCAAGGTCTTCCCGCACGCCGACGCCGACGCCGCACGCCGCATCCTCGGCGAGTTGCCGTCCGGTCAGCGTAAGCTTCTCATTACCGACGGCGTCTTCAGCATGGACGGCGATCTCGGTCCGCTGCCCGCGCTCTGCGAAGCGGCCGAAGCCTACGGCGCGATCATGATGGTCGACGATGCGCACGCGAGCGGCGTGTTCGGGCGCAACGGGCGCGGCACCGTGGATCACTTCGGGATGCACGGCCGCGTGGACATCCAGGTAGGCACGCTCTCGAAGGCCATCGGATCGCTCGGCGGCTACGTGGCCGGCAACAGGAACCTGATCGAGTTCCTGCACCATCGCGCGCGGCCGTTCCTGTTCTCGACGTCGCACCCGCCGTCGGTGACGGCCACCTGTCTCGCGGCGCTCGACCTGCTGCTCGAAGAGCCGGAGATCATCGATCGCCTCTGGGACAACACGCGGTTCTTCAAGGCCGGACTTCGGGAGCTCGGGTTCGACACCGGCATCAGCGAAAGCCCGATCACGCCGGTGATGATCGGCGAGGGCGCCAAGGCGATGCAGTTCTCGGATCGCCTGTTCGACGAGGGCGTGTTCGCGATGGGGATCGCCTTCCCGACCGTGGCGCGCGACAAGGCGCGCGTGCGCACGATCGTCTCGGCGGCGCACTCGCGCGAGGAACTCCAGTTCGCGCTCGACGTCTTCGGCAAGGTGGGCCGGGAGATGGGGATTATCTAGATCGGCAACCGGCAACCGGCAACCGGCAACCGGCAGCGGGCGCCGGGCAGCGGGCAGCGGGCAGCGGATCGGATGGGTCGACAGGCTGGGCAATGGGATGGGCAGGAGAACGTCGAAGGACGGCACGCGCGGGTTGGGCGATCGGGCGCGGGCGCTCGTCGACGACTACACGCGCGACCTGACGGCGCGCGATCTGCAGCGCGTGTTCACGCGGGAAACGCGCGACATGGTCGCGTTCTTCACGCAGGGCACCGATCAGGCAGGGACCACGCAGCGCGATCTGCTGCGCCATCCGATCCGGCACGCCCGCCGGTTCTTCCACGCGTTCGCGATGCGGCTGACGGCCGCGCGCCGCGCCCTGTACGCCGCGGCCGTCATCCTCTTCGCGCTCGGCATCTTCGACGGGTTCACACCCGACTCCGGTGAGCCGATCTGGGCATCCGGCGTCGTCAAGCTGCTGCTGGCATTCGGGCTGATCCACCTGGTCCTGCTGCTGGAGGTGGCCGATCGCCTCACGCTGAAGCACGAGCTGACAGTCGCGCGCGACATCCAGCGCGCGATGCTGCCGGCCGGTACGCTCACGTCGGGGTCGCTCGAGGCGCACGGCGAGACGCGGCCCGCCAACACCGTCGGCGGCGACTTCTACGACATCCTCTCCCGGGCCGACGGCCGTTTGCTGCTGGTGCTCGGCGACGTGGCGGGCAAGGGCACGCCCGCGGCGCTGCTGATGGCGTTGTTCCTCGCCATGACGCGCACGCTGCTCGACGAGGCGCTCTCGCCCGCCGCGCTCGCGCTGCGGCTCAACGACCAGTTGCTGCGCCACGCCCCGCGTTCGCGCTTCATCACGGCGGTCATCGCGCTGTGCGATCCGCAGACGGGCGAGGTGCGGTACGTGAACGCCGGGCAGAACCCGCCGATGGTCAGGCGCGCGTCCGGCGGGATCGAATGGCTGGCGCCGACGGGCATGGCGCTCGGCCTCTCGCGCAGGGCCGCGTACGAGGAGGCCGTCATCACGTTGGCGCCGGGTGATCTCCTGCTGGCCTACAGCGACGGCATCACCGAGGCTGCCTCGCCGTCGGGCGAGCCGTTCGACGAAGCGGGCCTGCGCACGCTGGCGAATCATCTTGCCGGCCTCCGCGCCGGGCTCGTCGCCCGCCGCGTGATCGACGAGGTCGCCGCTCACACGGATGACTCGGCCCTGTTCGACGACCTCACCGTGCTGGTCTGCCAGCGGACGAGGTGACAGCCAGCGGCAACCGGCAATGGGCAACCGGCAGCCGGTCCGGCAGCTGCACCTGAAGGGGCACTGTCATTCCGCATTCGTCATTCGGCATTACCCTGTCCCTGCATGCGGCGCTGCGTGCTGATCCTCATCGTCGCGCTTTTCGGGTGGGCGTCGCCCGCGGCGGCGCAGCCTGTCGACCCGGTCACGGCGCTCGTGGTGCGTGCCGAGCAGGTGCTCGGGCCGGGGAATGATGCGGACGCGATTCGCGCGTTGTTCGCGCCCACTGCCGACGCCGGGCAGGTGGACGCGTTCGTGGCCGACGCCCCGCGCGCAACCACCACGCGGGCTGTGGTGCGCGAGCGCGACAGGCAGGACCTCCAGGGCGGCCTCACGCGCGTCATTGTCGACACGTTGATCGAGACAGCGGCCGTCGCGCGCGTCTCGACGTGGCGCCTCGACATCGCCGGAGCACCGGACGAGACGCGGGTCATCCAGTCGGCCGAGCGCCTCAGCGTCGTCGATGGTCTCGCGCGTCTGGCGCTGTCGGACCGTCAGTTCGCCGTCCGCAACCTGCGCATCTCTGGCGAGGATCTCGACATCGTCATCCCATCGGGCACGGCGTTCGTTGCGGAAGTGCACGGGCTGCCGACAGCCATCGTGGTACTCGGCAACGGCGAGGTGACGTTCGCCCCGGCGCCAGACTCCGAGAAGGGCCAGTTGACGCTGCTGACCGGACACGACGCGCTCCGCGCACGCGTGTCGCGCCTGTTCCTGCGCGTGAATCCCGCCGACCTCACGCAGCGCGTCACCATGAACGCGCTCGAGCCGATGGCCACCGACCGCACGCAGCTCGAACGCGCGCGCAAGCTGTTCACCGAGCAGGTGGGCCTGTCGTACAGCCTCGACCTGAGCGATCTCAGTCGCGAGACGTGGAACCTCGTACCGCCCATCGGCGACGTGCTGATCGACATGGATCTGGCGCGCTTCGGCCTGCTGTCCTACGCGCGCAGCGGCGGTGAGCCCGAGGACATCACGCTCTTCGACCGCAAGCGACGCAAGAACCTGTCGGTCTACACCTCACTGCGCAACCTCCGGGCCCGCGACGCCCTTCGCTACGACGATGCGGAGCGGCTGGAGTATGTGGTGACGCATTACAACGTCGACGTGTCGTTCGACCCCTCGCGCCTGTGGCTCGAGGGGCGCGCGGACCTCGACATGCGCATCACCGCGCTTGCGGCGCAGACGATCACCTTGCGCCTGGCCGAGCCGCTGGTGGTGCGTGCCGTCACCTCGGACGAGCACGGCCGGCTGCTCGCCCTCCGCGTCCGTGGCCAGAACAACATCGTCGTCAATCTGCCGGATTCGGTGAGGCAGGGGCAGACGCTGCGTCTCCGCGTGGCGTATGGCGGGCGCCTGCCGCCGATCACGCCCGAGCGCGAGACCATCGGCGCGACGCAGGACCAGGTGATGATGGAGATGCCCATCGAGCCGGAGCCCCGGTTCGTGTACAGCCATCGCGCGTACTGGTATCCGCAGAGCAGCGTGTCCACGTTTGCCACCGCGCGCATCCGCGTCACGGTGCCCGGCGAGTTCACGGTGATCGGCAGCGGCGTTCCCGAGGCGCCGACACCCGTCACGAGCCCGGACGGCCGCGTTCGGCGGGCCTTTGCCTTCTCGGCCGGCCAACCTGTCCGCTATCTCTCGATCGCCGTGAGTCGGTTCGTGCGCGCCGCGACGACGCAGGTGACAAGGCAGGCACAGCCACAACCGGCAACCGGCAACGGGCAACCGGCAACCGGACCACGCCTGTCGCGTCTCGGCAATGGCGTGTTTCACGAGACGACTGACGTCGAGGTGTGGAGTCAGCCGCGTCAGACGTCCCGCGCGCGTGGCCTGTTGGAGACGACCGTCGACATCCTGCGCTTCTACGGCGATCTGGTGGACGACCTGCCGTTCCCGTCGTTCAGGCTCGTGCTTGCGGAGGACCGCCTCCCCGGCGGACACAGCCCCGCGTACTTCGCGCTGCTGCACCAGCCCATGCCGGGCACGCCGTTCACGTGGGGGCGCGATCCCGTCTCGTTCGGCGACTTCCCGCAGTTCTTCCTGGCGCACGAACTCGCGCACCAGTTCTGGGGGCAGGCGGTTGCCGGGGAGAACTACCACGAGCAGTGGATCAGCGAAGGCTTCGCGCAATATTTTGCGCTGCTGTACGCGCAGAAGGTACGACCGGGGTCGGCGGTGACCCGCGTCATGCGGCAGATGTACAGGTCCGCCGTGGAGGCGAGCGACGAGGGGGCGATCTGGCTCGGGTACCGGATCGGGCACCTGAAGGGCGAGAGCCGCGTCTTCAGGGCGACCGTCTACAACAAGAGCGCGTTGGTGCTGCACATGCTGCAGCGGTCGATGGGCGAAGCGGCGTTCGCGCGCGGACTCCAGCGGTTCTACGGCCAGAGTCGTTTCAGGCGTGTGGGGACCGACGACCTGCGCGTGGCGATGGAAGCGGAAGGCGGGCAGCCGCTCGGACGCTTCTTCGACGGGTGGGTCTACGGCAGGGACATCCCCACGCTCCGGTATGCCTGGGACCTGGCCGACGATGCGGCAGCAGGCGCACCGGGCTCGGCCGTCGTCAGGCTGAGGCTGGTGCAGGGACCGCACATCCACGACATTCCCGTGACGGCGACCATCATCTACGCCGACGGCCGGACCGAGGACGTGGTGGTGGTGAGCCGCGAGGCGTCCACCGAGGTGCGCATCCCCGTCAGCGGGCGCGTACGCGAGGTGCGCCTCAACGAGGACTACGGCGCACTGGTGAAAACGGAGCGGATGCGCTCGTCGGCCGGCCCCGCTCTGCTATGATCCGCCCTTGCGGGCGCTCCCGCGCACGGGCCGGGCAAGCCCGGCCCCTACACCTCGAGGTACAGGGGGTGCGCTCGGCCATGGCGGGACGCAGCAGGGACTTTTCAGGGCATATTCCGGGATTCTATGGAGACAGTCACCCTCACCATCGACGGCCGCGAGGTCACCGTCGCCAAAGGCACGTCGGTGCTGCAGGCCTCGATCGAGAGCGGGATCGACGTGCCGTACTACTGCTACCACCCGGGCCTCGGCGTGGATGGCAGTTGCCGCGTCTGTCTCGTGAAGATCGAGAAGATGCCGAAGCTGCAGGTGTCGTGTTCGATCACGGCCACCGACGGCATGGTCGTGTCCACGCAGGCGGAATACGTGGTCAAGGCGCGCGCCGGCGTGTTCGAGTTCCTGCTGCTGAACCATCCGCTCGACTGCCCCGTGTGCGACAAGGGTGGCGAGTGCCCGCTGCAGGACTTCTCGTACACCTTCGGTCCTGACGAGAGCCGCAACCAGTTCCCGCGCCGCGTGTTCGACGGCGAGGGCGTGAAGGCCGACGTCGATTTCGGTCCGACGCTGATGCTGAACCGGAACCGCTGCATCATGTGCACGCGCTGCATCAGGTTCATGCGCGAGATCGACGGCGATCCGCAGATCGGCATCCTCACGCGCGGCAACTCCAGCGAGATCGCGACGTTCGAGGAGCAGGGTGTCCATTCGCTCCTGTCGGGCAACCTGATGGACGTGTGTCCCGTGGGCGCCATCACGACGCGCGACTACCGCTTCAAGTCGCGGCCGTGGGACAACCCGAGCGCCGTCGACACCATCTGCACGTCGTGCGAGAAGGGCTGCAACACGACCGCATGGCTGCGCGCCAAGCCCGAGTGGGCCCAGGGCGCCACGCTCGCGCGCTTCACGCCGCGCTACAACCCCGACGTCAACCAGTACTGGATGTGCGACAGGGGCCGCTTCGACTACCACTGGATCGAGAGTGAGCAACGACTTACGCGTCCGATCCTCGCCGACGCGCAGGGCTTGCAGGCGACGGCCACGTGGAACCAGACGCTCGATCGCCTGCGCGACGTGCTTGCCGAGGCCGACGGCAGCGTGCGGTTCCTGCTGTCTGCGCACGCGAGCCACGAGGAACTGTTCGTCTTCGC
This genomic window contains:
- a CDS encoding PP2C family protein-serine/threonine phosphatase, coding for MGRRTSKDGTRGLGDRARALVDDYTRDLTARDLQRVFTRETRDMVAFFTQGTDQAGTTQRDLLRHPIRHARRFFHAFAMRLTAARRALYAAAVILFALGIFDGFTPDSGEPIWASGVVKLLLAFGLIHLVLLLEVADRLTLKHELTVARDIQRAMLPAGTLTSGSLEAHGETRPANTVGGDFYDILSRADGRLLLVLGDVAGKGTPAALLMALFLAMTRTLLDEALSPAALALRLNDQLLRHAPRSRFITAVIALCDPQTGEVRYVNAGQNPPMVRRASGGIEWLAPTGMALGLSRRAAYEEAVITLAPGDLLLAYSDGITEAASPSGEPFDEAGLRTLANHLAGLRAGLVARRVIDEVAAHTDDSALFDDLTVLVCQRTR
- a CDS encoding aminotransferase class V-fold PLP-dependent enzyme; translated protein: MARAAEQVRGRTAADVAADEDFWREVQLGFTLDRTVINLNNGGVCPSPRVVHEALKRYLDHANQAPVFNMWQEQEPNLERVRQGLALDAGCDPEELAITRNASEALQIAQLGIDLRPGDEVVTTTQDYGRMLDTWEQRVRRDGISLKKVTFPVPPPSMDDLTQRLTSAIGPKTKVLHFCHITNLTGQIFPVADICRIARARGVQTIVDGAHAFGHFPFEISDLGCDYYGTSLHKWLLAPIGTGFLYARRERIESLWPLTPAAASKARDIRKFEEIGTHPAANHNAVAEARVFHQTIGVQRKVARLRYLRDRWMRRLADHPGTTIHTSFDPAQSGAIGNLGTPGVDPARLAAHLYADHRIIVTPIKHPEFEGIRVTPNVYTTLEEVDTFATTMERILERGLPATA
- a CDS encoding response regulator transcription factor; this encodes MNEPARILLVEDEPGLQLTLSDRLRREGYHVETAGDGATGLDKAASGEFDLVLLDVMLPRKNGFDVLRDLRQRGVETPVIMLTARGQVVDTVVGLKLGADDYLSKPFEMMELLARVEARLRRRSTPPAVTPASEGHEFGDVRVDYRSAEVFRGADRVELSAREYQLLRYLIEHRNEVVSRDQLLNEVWGYNAMPSTRTVDVHVAWLRQKIEPNPRHPQFLLTVHGLGYRFVG
- a CDS encoding VPDSG-CTERM sorting domain-containing protein — encoded protein: MRKIALAAAMALSLTASAAYAGPIVPAQSGPGNDVIGDGVWGYLNANVYLAGGPAYADVTYVGKEAGNTNTFSLTGASGSVNYSTASTGVGTTTNVLLNSGLINFSFTTNNPAATVFNGANVLPSSGGINFFVTFQLPGNPTSGQEIWLALDDQGAPDDNHDDMVIKIKLTNGGSFSVPDGGATLSLLGGALMGLGYLRRRLSL
- a CDS encoding EamA family transporter yields the protein MSPPDPSVRRWAWAAFIAVCIFWGTTYLGIKIALETVPPFLLGGMRFTLAGSVLAIALRFLGHQWPDFRRAPTFLAIGLAMLGFGNGGVVWAEQFMASGLVAILVASTPFWMVGIEAIAGGDRLTRRTIGGLLVGFGGILLLVWPDLTHALTETTGRTWVGGLIATQLAGIGWAVGSTISKQRLRDVDPLVASAFQMLAGGLLMLVVGGSLGEFGRLAWSGRTIAAVVYLFFAGSLIGFVAYTYALRHLPISVVSLYPYVNPIVAVLLGTWILHEPLTWRIAAAIAVILTGSAIVSRGPKAGHRSPGTGHRIERTASENGAPREGRECHDAGSVGG
- a CDS encoding SDR family oxidoreductase, with the protein product MAPTALITGGARMGATMARALAARGSDVALSYSRSASAIDAAVGDVVALGRRGCAFAADLRDAEACRSLVERATSWGGGLDVLVCLASIFERVPLDDLTPAIWREHLAVDLDASFHCANAAATVMRQRGAGHIILCSDWVAASARPRYTGYVPYYVAKSAIVALTEALALELAPHGIQVNAIAPGPILPAVGATDAMQAATMAATPVGHWGGPDALTHAVIALLDQEWVTGQVVRVDGGRHLA
- a CDS encoding aldo/keto reductase; the encoded protein is MITRREWLTLTAGAAGAALAFDRALLLAQQPLITRAIPSSGEAIPIVGLGSSATFSQVARSEDVTALREVLKAFTDQGGTVFDTAPSYGASEEVAGRIAGELGITSKVFWATKVNVAGRGGGGADPAAARAQIEASFAKLKKPKVDLIQVHNLGDVPVQLGILKELKKEGRVRYIGVTSTNKSQYAELQTVMRNEPLDFIGVDYAIDNRDVESSILPLAQERKIGVLVYVPFGRTRLFKRVGDRQVPDWAQAVGAQTWGQFFLKYVAAHPAVTCVTPATSQAKNVLDNLAGGRGSLPDDATRKKMVEFIEALPSA
- a CDS encoding glycine C-acetyltransferase, whose amino-acid sequence is MRLDPLAYLGDQLDDLKAQGLYRHLRVLESEARSTSVYDGRSVVNLSSNNYLGLTTHPKLKEKAIRATEEFGVGSGAVRTISGTMAMHVELERRLAEFKQTEAVVVFQSGFTSNAGTVASILTRDDAIVSDELNHASIIDGARLSRATIKVFPHADADAARRILGELPSGQRKLLITDGVFSMDGDLGPLPALCEAAEAYGAIMMVDDAHASGVFGRNGRGTVDHFGMHGRVDIQVGTLSKAIGSLGGYVAGNRNLIEFLHHRARPFLFSTSHPPSVTATCLAALDLLLEEPEIIDRLWDNTRFFKAGLRELGFDTGISESPITPVMIGEGAKAMQFSDRLFDEGVFAMGIAFPTVARDKARVRTIVSAAHSREELQFALDVFGKVGREMGII